TATCAAGTACCTCCAACAACAGTCAGGAGCTAAGATTCAGATCACCAGAGATATGGATGCAGACCCTAACTCTACCTCAAGAGCAGTTGAGCTCATGGGAACTCCGGATCAGATAGCCAAAGCAGAGCAATTGATCAATGATGTTCTTTCTGAGGTACACTGCATGTTAGAAAGCTTTTCTATGTGTTTTTGCACTTCTGTACCCAAGGATGAATATTTGGACACCCACATGTTGATATTAAATTCGTTCCAATGGTCAGCTCTGTGGTTGTGAAAGTTTGAGAAAGCTAAGTGCCCTTCATCAATGTTTTCTATGTCAATTCTTTGTATTAATTGTCTGCATTTCTCTGGAACAGGCGGATGCAGGTGGTTCTGGCATAGTTTCCCGGCGGTTGACTGGGCCGCAATCTGGGGCTGAGCGATTTGTTATGATGATCGCTAATAATAAAGTATGCTAGATGCTACCTATTGGGTCTTATGGTTATAGCTCACAGTTTCCTTAACAATGGATATATTTTCAGGTGGGACTTGTTATCGGTAAAGGAGGTGAAACTATAAAAAGTATGCAAGCAACAACTGGGGCTCGTATCCAGGTACGATAGCCTGAACTATTTTACAAATGCATTATTCTGATAATTTCTCTTGGTTTTCATGAAAACTTTGGCTTGCTGTTGAATTCATTATAATTGAAAGATACTTACTCATATGCTACAGGTTATACCTTTGCATCTGCCCCCAGGTGATATGTCTAAGGAGAGGACTGTGCAGATTGATGGAACTAGTGAACAAATTGAAGCTGCAAAACAGATGGTTGAAGAAGTCACCAGTGAGGTTTGTTCAATGGTTGCCATTTATATGTGCTTTAATGTATGGAAAAGATCTTTTTATATGTCCATATGCCACAGATCTTTGGTTTATGCTTGTGCATTAACATCTCACGATTCTCACCCACACTCGTTATGTTTAATATCATACCATGTTGATTTTTGTGTGTgattgttttgttgtgtttgttGAGATTTAATTTTCTTGGTTATATCATTGAGTTAAACCATGTTGTCAATTCACAATTATTTGAACTCTTATATTTATTTCTCTGTCATTGTGTTCCTAATGAAGGTACTTTTACCGTACTATTAATTTcattatcaataaaaaaatttgaaatgtaTCCGACTAGTAAGCAGCAGTGAGTAGTCCTGTAATTCTCTCCAGCCTCCGCTTATATTTCTGGTCATATCTCTAGCTGAATATATTTGAGATAAATTGCAATATCTTCTGCCTGCCTTCCCTATTTTGCCAATTTTGGATATAGAGACTTGCAGATCCTTTTGGCCATGTCAAAATGAATCTTGGATTGCGGAATTCAGCTTTTGCTGCTCTTCATTCCGCAAGGAAGAACTCCGTGGTACATGTTCCATGTTTTTATTATAGTGTGGGACGTAGTTAATGAGGTAATGTTGAAATAGTGTTACCATATATCTTGCTAGTTCTCCTATCTTGGTTCTGTACAAGTTTTTGATTAAAACCTTCGAGTCGAGGCATTTATATTGAATAAAACAATATTCTTAGCTTTATGAATGTATTTCTGTACTGAATATTGAATAACACGGATTATCCCATGTTATTTAGATAAAGATTTCCTTGTATATACTGGATTTTCCTATGCACCTGTAGTCCTCTTCTGCTATAGATGCATAGTATCTGCTATTTTTGTTGTACCCATTCACTTCGAATAGGGAGAGGATGGGCTTCTGCAGGAGTTTTCCAATAATACGACTCAACAAGTACGGTATGCAGGTGTCTAATCTTTGTCTTCGTGCAATTCTCTATGAGTGTAGGAGTTATATATGTTACTTGTTGGATCATATATAAAGTTGATACATTACTTGATTCCTCTGCTTAGCTTTTTGTGTTATACGTTCTTTCTTATCCAATATATTCTTGCTAGTCGATGCAACAATCTGTTCTAGGTTCATTTGGCAATAACAATTTTGTGCAGAACCGCATGAGAGGTCAGTCAATGTCTGGAGGATATTCTCAGCAAGGTTATCAAGCTAGGCCACCTACTAACTGGGCACAGCCGGGCCAACCTGCTCAACAACCCGGTTATGGCTATGTCCAACCTGGTGCATACCCTGGTCCACCACAATACGGCATGACTCAACCAGCCTACTCCGGTtatcctcctcaacctgcatcTGGTGGGTACAGAGCCAGCTGGGATCAATCATCAACTGCTCCTCAAAATCAAGGTGGCTACGATTATTACAACCAGCAACAACAAGCTCCGCCTGCTGCTCCGACTGATGCTTCGGGCTACGGTTACAGTCAGGCCGCCTACAGTCAAGGCCAAGGCGGCTATGGCCAAGATGGTTATGGTGGTTATCATGCTCAATCCGGTTACGGCCAGCAACAACAGAATCCTAGTGCTGGGTATGATCAACAGCAGCAAGGCTACAACTCTGCCTATCCAGCACCCGATGGTCACACTCCTGCATATGGATCACAAGGAGACCCCAACCAAGCACCTGCATCTGCGCAGTCATACAGTCAAGCTCCCAGCCAGCCTGGCTACGAGGGCGGGTACGGAACCCAGCCACCCTATGGAAATTACGCGACACCTCAGTCTCAAAAACCAGGAAGTCAGCCTGCTGCCGCCTATGCACAGCCTCAGCAATCACCTAGTGCGCAAGGTGGTGCGTATACTCAGCCTGGCTATTCTCATTCTCAGCCCCCACCTGCCCAGGCTAGCTATGCTCATGCTGATTCCGGTGCTCAGAGACCTCCATCGTCCGGTTacccagcagcagcagcagcagcagcccaACCTGGCTATGGCCAACAGCAGCCCCCGCAATACAGTGGTGGTCCCTATGGTGCCACCTCACCTCAAGCTGCAGCCCAATCCACTGGGGCTGCCAAAGCATCGCCCCCTAGCTGATGAGTCGAGTGGAAACCGTGGTGCTCGTATTACTGTTGTTTGTCATGCTCGTATGATTGTTCTAACTAGGATTCTAGTGTACGACATGGTTTCATGTTTTTGTTACAGACTTAATGGTTTCTTGTTTTTGTTACAGACTTAATGGTTTCTTGTTTTTGTTACTGACTTGCAACAACTGGAAATTGTAATCACTGGATTCAAATTTCTCGTGGCATTTTATTTTCGAATATTTTTCTGTCTACAGTTGAATAGTAGACTTATTCTCATCCCTTAGTTTTCATTTAGCTTATTATATGTCcattttttttaccaattttattttaaaattcatattgCCCATTATCAGGCTACTTGTAGATGAAGTATTTGGTTGCACTGTGAAATGGTGTCATGGAAATTAATTAAGAGGCCAATTATATTCACAAATCAACAATTTATTCTTTATCTTTGTATGCTGCAGAAGCACAAATAAAGCTTAAACATGGATACTCTGATCTTACAAAGACAAGTACAAGAAATATTCCAACTAAATTGTAGTATTGAACTCAACTAAACGCCttcaataaacaaaaacaatagtcgatcagagcatctcctTTATGATTTCCACAAGAAAAAGGGTAACAAAATAAGAGCCTTGCAAAGTGCTGAGAAGGTATTATAACCTATTCTATGCTATATctggttaagagtatatataggGTCCTTCAAAGGGTAACCTGCTAACGCATCTTAGAAGGATCCCTTGCCCGCTTGTTTAGTTAATCGAAGTCGTCTACAGAACGCGACTCTTGAACGCAGACATCAGTTTAGGTGATAATAGCAGAAGGAACGCGAAGATTGAACCAAAGATCATCTTGACAGCATATGCCACAAAACCATTTTCAGCATTGTCTGAGGTGGTGGTATTGGAGTTGGATATAGCCATAGCAGAAGGCAATGCTTCGATTACTGCATCAGCCAGATCAGTGATGAACGATGGCGTACAGTTGAGAGCAGGGACACGACCCCAGTTCACAATGCCTGATTCAAGAGCCAATTCTCTGTACTCCATGTCAATTTCTTCGAGAGTTTCTATGTGCTCGCTCACAAAACTGAAAGTAGACAGCTTGGTAATTAGATGAGATGACGCAGTGATGGAGTGAGGAATCTCTTTCAGGAGCCATACTAATAAACATGCATGTCCTAgtattcttttcttttcaagtCGGTTTTGAAGGTATAATGATGAAATGACATATAATACTCCTATCGTTTTATTATCTCAACAGACCCAACCCCTTCTGTCCCGTGATGAAGTACATGTAGATTTTTGTTTAAATGATGCACGTGTTATGTCACAGAAGTAACTACCAGTAAAACTTtgttttatctttttaaataatatgagagagagagagagagaggggcatACCTCACAGGAACTGCGAGGAGGGACTTAACACCTTGTTTGCCGAGATCAACAAGAACTTCATCAGTGTATGGCTTTAACCACTGCACAGGTCCCACACGGCTCTGGAACAAAATGCTGAGAAGTTATGCAGACTTCTATTGCACAGATTGCTCAACAAAATTTGATGTATATTGTATAAAGTAATTAAGGAAATTCTCGCCTCAGGCCGCCAAACACAAAAGAACTAGTAATTTGCAACGAACCTGGTAAGCCAAAGTATGATCATTTCCAATTCCTCTCGACTTGAGCTCTTGCATTATTAGGAAGATGCACTCTTCCATCTGGTCTCGGTACGGATCACCAGCATTCTCAACATAGCTGACAGGAACTCCGTGGGCGCTGAAAAATATCATCACCTACAATTTTGAcagaaaattttaatattatatacatATCATGATAGAACCACATTACTGAAATTTGATGCTCTATCAATATTTACAGCAAAGATATATCATCCACCTCTTCAGGGTTTGAGAAATTCTGTAGCTCCTCCTCGATCAAGTCAGCCATAGACCTGATATAACCTTGCCGCTGATACCATGACTGTATGATAGCAACAGGTAATCTCGACAGATGTGCATCATTCCTGATAGGTTTTGTGGAATATGTCAAAAGAGGAGGAAATGAAACTGGGAATGCATTCATTTTTCAATAATATAAATGCAGTGAACCTGCATATTACCTAAACATTTCTTGAAGAACACGGACGCTTGAGCCAGTTGTTGAAATAGAGTATTGGGGATACAGTGGCAACACGACAAGCCTTGTAATCCTATCTCTCTTAATCTGTGAGAAAACAAAACGAGCAACCAAAACAAAAGTTCAAAATAATAAGACGTTTTAAACT
This portion of the Salvia splendens isolate huo1 chromosome 10, SspV2, whole genome shotgun sequence genome encodes:
- the LOC121751722 gene encoding far upstream element-binding protein 1-like, encoding MADEAVYAAGGETNKRKYEDSPPPVGRRSTGFSSPPDSAAPPPSYNNVPPPMNEIELAKQKVQEIAARLLNNADPSKRARVENGAGAGGGYDAVDTGVSHKHPGLGLGGPAQSAYGHPGPSKKIDIPNGRVGVIIGKGGETIKYLQQQSGAKIQITRDMDADPNSTSRAVELMGTPDQIAKAEQLINDVLSEADAGGSGIVSRRLTGPQSGAERFVMMIANNKVGLVIGKGGETIKSMQATTGARIQVIPLHLPPGDMSKERTVQIDGTSEQIEAAKQMVEEVTSENRMRGQSMSGGYSQQGYQARPPTNWAQPGQPAQQPGYGYVQPGAYPGPPQYGMTQPAYSGYPPQPASGGYRASWDQSSTAPQNQGGYDYYNQQQQAPPAAPTDASGYGYSQAAYSQGQGGYGQDGYGGYHAQSGYGQQQQNPSAGYDQQQQGYNSAYPAPDGHTPAYGSQGDPNQAPASAQSYSQAPSQPGYEGGYGTQPPYGNYATPQSQKPGSQPAAAYAQPQQSPSAQGGAYTQPGYSHSQPPPAQASYAHADSGAQRPPSSGYPAAAAAAAQPGYGQQQPPQYSGGPYGATSPQAAAQSTGAAKASPPS
- the LOC121752995 gene encoding ferrochelatase-2, chloroplastic-like — encoded protein: MEAVAVGSRILPQICLHQNSESSHHHVKSNPSFVNTTKLSVARCSSSSNTKNSVSGGLPLRLPVQRKIIVGRTHCSTGVCTYPVGAFESHSNTDEEKIGVLLLNLGGPDTLNDVQPFLFNLFADPDIIRLPRLFRFLQRPLAQLISVLRAPKSKEGYASIGGGSPLRKITDEQANALKTALEAKEVSADVYVAMRYWHPFTEEAVRQIKRDRITRLVVLPLYPQYSISTTGSSVRVLQEMFRNDAHLSRLPVAIIQSWYQRQGYIRSMADLIEEELQNFSNPEEVMIFFSAHGVPVSYVENAGDPYRDQMEECIFLIMQELKSRGIGNDHTLAYQSRVGPVQWLKPYTDEVLVDLGKQGVKSLLAVPVSFVSEHIETLEEIDMEYRELALESGIVNWGRVPALNCTPSFITDLADAVIEALPSAMAISNSNTTTSDNAENGFVAYAVKMIFGSIFAFLLLLSPKLMSAFKSRVL